One stretch of Pseudomonas fluorescens Q2-87 DNA includes these proteins:
- the cysM gene encoding cysteine synthase CysM — MTLQYPTIADCVGNTPLVRLQRLPGETTNTLLLKLEGNNPAGSVKDRPALSMITRGELRGLIQPGDTLIEATSGNTGIALAMAAAIKGYKMILIMPDNSSAERKAAMTAYGAELILVTQEEGMEGARDLAERMQAEGRGKVLDQFANGDNPEAHYTSTGPEIWRQTDGTITHFVSSMGTTGTIMGTSRYLKEQNPNVQIIGLQPMEGAAIPGIRRWPEEYLPKIYQADRVDRIIDMAQHEAEDITRRLAREEGIFCGVSSGGAVAGMLRLSKEVENAVIVAIICDRGDRYLSTGIFDAPN, encoded by the coding sequence ATGACTTTGCAGTACCCAACCATCGCCGATTGCGTCGGCAACACTCCGCTGGTCCGTTTGCAGCGCTTGCCCGGCGAGACCACCAATACGCTTTTGCTCAAGCTCGAAGGGAACAATCCCGCGGGCTCGGTCAAGGATCGGCCAGCGCTGTCGATGATCACCCGTGGCGAATTGCGCGGGCTGATCCAGCCTGGCGACACGCTGATCGAAGCGACCTCCGGCAACACCGGCATCGCCTTGGCCATGGCTGCGGCGATCAAGGGCTACAAAATGATCCTGATCATGCCCGACAACTCCAGCGCCGAGCGCAAGGCGGCGATGACGGCCTACGGTGCCGAGCTGATCCTGGTGACCCAGGAGGAGGGCATGGAAGGTGCCCGGGACCTGGCCGAGCGCATGCAAGCCGAAGGGCGCGGCAAGGTGCTGGATCAGTTTGCCAACGGCGACAACCCAGAGGCGCACTACACCAGCACCGGTCCTGAGATCTGGCGCCAGACCGACGGCACCATCACTCATTTCGTCAGCTCGATGGGCACCACGGGCACGATCATGGGCACCTCGCGCTATTTGAAAGAACAGAATCCGAACGTGCAGATCATTGGCCTGCAACCGATGGAAGGAGCGGCCATTCCTGGCATTCGTCGTTGGCCCGAGGAGTATCTGCCGAAGATCTACCAGGCCGACCGCGTGGACCGGATCATCGACATGGCCCAGCACGAAGCCGAGGACATCACCCGTCGCCTGGCGCGTGAAGAAGGGATTTTCTGTGGCGTGTCTTCGGGCGGAGCCGTGGCGGGCATGTTGCGCCTGTCCAAGGAAGTTGAAAACGCGGTGATCGTCGCGATCATCTGCGACCGAGGCGACCGCTACCTGTCGACCGGCATCTTCGACGCGCCTAACTGA
- the rlmD gene encoding 23S rRNA (uracil(1939)-C(5))-methyltransferase RlmD, producing the protein MAKQEKGLRFQPSGGSRAPQVPTGKKQRLTIERLANDGRGIAFVEGRTWFVIGALAGEEVEARVLGAHGKVVEARTERVFLPSELRRPAPCIHAGRCGGCSVQHLPHGEQLALKQRMLAEQLSRVAGVEPDEWAAPLSGPELGYRRRARVAVRWDQKTKTLEVGFRAVGSQDIVAIGDCPVLVQPLQPIMSRLPDMLRRLSKPQALGHVELFAGSSLAVLLRHMAPLSEADLSILKDFCTFHEAQLWLHGEGEPQPVDPQQPLGYRLDTWDLALAYRPGDFIQVNAGVNEAMIAQALQWLAPRSEERVLDLFCGLGNFALPLAKRVRQVVAVEGVQTMVDRAAANALSNNLNNTAFFQADLSQPLAGAEWIGEGFSAVLLDPPRDGAFEVVRKLASLGAKRVVYVSCNPATLARDTVELIKQGYRLKRAGILDMFPQTAHVEAMALFEASQDGLSD; encoded by the coding sequence ATGGCCAAGCAAGAGAAAGGCCTGCGCTTCCAGCCCAGCGGCGGAAGCCGGGCCCCGCAAGTGCCCACTGGTAAAAAGCAGCGCCTGACCATCGAGCGCCTGGCCAACGATGGCCGGGGCATTGCGTTTGTCGAAGGACGGACCTGGTTCGTCATCGGCGCCCTGGCCGGTGAAGAAGTCGAGGCGCGGGTGCTGGGTGCCCATGGCAAAGTGGTCGAGGCGCGTACCGAACGGGTATTCCTGCCCAGTGAGCTGCGGCGTCCGGCGCCGTGCATCCACGCCGGTCGCTGCGGTGGCTGCAGCGTCCAGCATTTGCCCCACGGCGAACAACTCGCCCTGAAACAGCGCATGCTGGCCGAGCAATTGTCGCGAGTGGCCGGTGTTGAGCCTGATGAATGGGCCGCGCCGTTGAGCGGTCCGGAATTGGGATACCGGCGTCGCGCCCGCGTGGCGGTGCGCTGGGACCAGAAGACGAAGACGCTTGAAGTAGGGTTCCGTGCCGTCGGCAGCCAGGACATCGTCGCCATCGGCGATTGCCCGGTGCTGGTACAGCCCTTGCAGCCGATCATGAGCCGCTTGCCGGACATGCTGCGCCGCTTGAGCAAACCCCAGGCGCTGGGGCATGTGGAGTTGTTCGCCGGCTCGTCCCTGGCGGTATTGCTGCGACACATGGCGCCGTTGTCGGAGGCCGACCTGAGCATCCTCAAGGACTTCTGCACTTTCCACGAAGCCCAGTTGTGGCTCCATGGCGAAGGCGAGCCGCAACCGGTCGATCCGCAGCAACCCTTGGGTTATCGCTTGGACACTTGGGATCTGGCGCTGGCTTACCGGCCAGGGGATTTCATCCAGGTAAATGCCGGCGTCAACGAGGCGATGATCGCCCAGGCTTTGCAGTGGCTTGCACCCCGATCCGAGGAGCGGGTGCTGGACCTGTTCTGCGGCCTGGGCAATTTTGCCTTGCCGCTGGCCAAGCGCGTGCGCCAAGTGGTGGCCGTGGAAGGCGTGCAAACCATGGTGGATCGTGCGGCCGCCAATGCGCTCAGCAACAATTTGAATAACACTGCCTTTTTTCAGGCCGATTTATCCCAGCCTCTGGCGGGTGCCGAATGGATCGGCGAAGGCTTTTCTGCGGTACTCTTGGACCCACCCCGTGACGGTGCTTTCGAGGTGGTGCGCAAGCTGGCGTCCCTGGGCGCCAAACGGGTGGTTTATGTATCGTGCAACCCGGCAACTTTGGCCCGGGACACGGTCGAATTGATCAAGCAGGGCTACCGGTTAAAACGTGCCGGGATTCTCGATATGTTTCCTCAGACGGCACATGTCGAGGCCATGGCGTTATTTGAAGCGAGCCAGGATGGCTTGTCCGACTGA
- the relA gene encoding GTP diphosphokinase, whose translation MVQVRAHQPINTDGSINLEAWLDHAVSIDLALDREALKQACEFAREAEQQHNAAKNLWSEGTSSFQTGLEIAEILADLKLDQDSLVAAVLYRGVREGQIQLPVVSQRFGTVVAKLIDGVLRMAAISASLSPRQSMVLGTQGQVENLRKMLVAMVDDVRVALIKLAERTCAIRAVKSADDEKRNRVAREVFDIYAPLAHRLGIGHIKWELEDLSFRYLEPDQYKQIAKLLHERRLDRERFITDVMTQLREELQATGVEADISGRAKHIYSIWRKMQRKGLEFSQIYDVRAVRVLVPEMRDCYTALGIVHTLWRHIPKEFDDYIANPKENGYRSLHTAVIGPEGKVLEVQIRTHAMHEEAELGVCAHWKYKGTDVKSGSNHYEEKISWLRQVLEWHEELGDIGGLAEQLRVDIEPDRVYIFTPDGHAIDLPKGATPLDFAYRVHTEIGHNCRGAKINGRIVPLNYSLQTGEQVEIITSKHGTPSRDWLNPNLGYITTSRARAKIVHWFKLQARDQNVAAGKTLLERELGRLGLPQVDFDKLAEKANMKTAEDMFAALGAGDLRLAQLVNLAQQLVEPERGNEQLELIPRKATGYKPGKRGDIQIQGVGNLMTQMAGCCQPLPGDAIVGYITQGRGVSIHRQDCASVLQLAGREPERIIQVSWGPVPVLTYPVDIIIRAYDRSGLLRDVSQVLLNERINVLAVNTRSNKEDNTALMSLTIEIPGLDALGRLLGRISQLPNIIETRRNRTPG comes from the coding sequence ATGGTACAGGTGAGAGCACACCAGCCGATCAACACCGACGGCAGTATCAATCTCGAGGCTTGGCTCGATCACGCCGTCAGTATCGACCTGGCACTGGATCGCGAAGCCTTGAAGCAGGCCTGCGAATTCGCTCGCGAGGCGGAGCAGCAACACAACGCGGCGAAGAACCTCTGGTCCGAAGGCACCTCGAGTTTCCAGACAGGCCTGGAGATCGCCGAAATCCTCGCCGACCTCAAGCTCGACCAGGACTCGCTCGTGGCGGCGGTGCTGTACCGTGGCGTACGCGAAGGCCAGATCCAGCTCCCGGTGGTCAGCCAGCGCTTCGGTACCGTGGTCGCCAAGCTGATCGACGGTGTGCTGCGCATGGCCGCCATCAGTGCCAGCCTCAGCCCGCGCCAATCCATGGTCCTGGGCACCCAGGGCCAGGTGGAAAACCTGCGCAAGATGCTTGTGGCGATGGTCGACGACGTGCGCGTCGCCCTGATCAAGCTGGCCGAGCGGACCTGCGCGATCCGGGCGGTGAAATCCGCCGATGACGAGAAGCGCAATCGCGTCGCCCGGGAAGTCTTCGACATCTATGCCCCGTTGGCCCACCGACTCGGCATCGGTCACATCAAATGGGAGCTGGAGGACTTGTCCTTCCGCTACCTGGAGCCCGACCAGTACAAGCAGATCGCCAAGCTGTTGCATGAGCGACGCCTGGACCGCGAGCGTTTCATCACCGACGTAATGACCCAGTTGCGTGAAGAATTACAGGCCACCGGCGTTGAAGCCGACATCAGTGGCCGGGCCAAGCACATCTATTCGATCTGGCGCAAAATGCAGCGCAAGGGCCTGGAGTTCAGCCAGATCTACGACGTTCGTGCCGTTCGCGTGCTGGTTCCGGAAATGCGCGATTGCTACACCGCGCTGGGGATCGTCCATACCTTGTGGCGGCACATTCCCAAGGAATTCGACGACTACATCGCCAACCCCAAGGAAAACGGCTACCGCTCGCTGCACACCGCCGTGATCGGCCCGGAAGGCAAGGTGCTGGAAGTGCAGATCCGCACCCACGCCATGCACGAGGAAGCCGAGCTGGGGGTTTGCGCCCACTGGAAATACAAAGGCACTGACGTCAAGTCCGGCTCCAACCACTACGAAGAGAAGATCTCCTGGTTGCGCCAGGTCTTGGAGTGGCATGAGGAGCTGGGCGATATCGGCGGCCTGGCCGAACAGCTGCGGGTCGATATCGAGCCGGACCGGGTCTACATCTTCACCCCCGACGGCCACGCCATCGACCTGCCCAAGGGCGCGACGCCGCTGGACTTTGCCTATCGGGTCCACACCGAGATCGGCCACAACTGCCGTGGCGCGAAGATCAACGGGCGGATCGTGCCGCTCAACTACAGCCTGCAGACCGGTGAGCAGGTCGAGATCATCACCAGCAAGCACGGTACGCCAAGCCGCGACTGGCTGAACCCGAACCTGGGCTACATCACCACGTCGCGGGCGCGGGCGAAAATCGTCCACTGGTTCAAGCTGCAGGCCCGCGACCAGAACGTCGCCGCCGGCAAGACCCTGCTCGAACGCGAACTCGGCCGCCTGGGCCTGCCGCAGGTGGATTTCGACAAGTTGGCCGAAAAAGCCAACATGAAGACCGCCGAGGACATGTTCGCCGCCCTCGGTGCCGGCGATTTGCGCCTGGCGCAGTTGGTCAACCTGGCCCAGCAACTGGTGGAGCCGGAGCGTGGCAACGAGCAACTGGAGCTGATCCCACGCAAGGCCACTGGCTACAAGCCGGGCAAGCGCGGCGATATCCAGATCCAGGGCGTGGGCAACCTGATGACCCAGATGGCCGGCTGCTGCCAGCCGTTACCAGGGGATGCGATCGTCGGCTACATCACCCAGGGCCGTGGCGTGAGCATTCACCGCCAGGATTGCGCCTCGGTGCTGCAGTTGGCCGGTCGTGAACCGGAGCGGATCATCCAGGTCAGCTGGGGCCCGGTGCCGGTGCTCACTTACCCGGTGGACATCATCATTCGTGCCTACGACCGCTCCGGCCTGCTGCGTGACGTGTCCCAGGTGCTGCTGAACGAGCGGATCAACGTACTGGCGGTCAACACCCGCTCGAACAAGGAAGACAACACCGCACTGATGTCCCTGACCATCGAGATTCCGGGCCTGGATGCACTGGGGCGGTTGCTGGGGCGGATTTCCCAGTTGCCGAACATCATCGAGACCCGGCGTAACCGGACGCCAGGGTGA
- the mazG gene encoding nucleoside triphosphate pyrophosphohydrolase, which yields MYSLEDLLHLMNRLRDPQYGCPWDIKQTYATIVPHTLEEAYEVADAIERGDFDHLQGELGDLLFQVVYYSQLAREENRFEFAGVVDSITRKLIRRHPHVFPTGDLYAPVDIPRLSEEQVKQRWEEIKAQERAEKASAPEQLSLLDDVPGALPALSRSAKLQKRAGQVGFDWPGPLPVLDKVREELDEVLEAMADNDVAAINDEVGDLLFSVVNLARHLKVDPETALRGANAKFERRFRFIEQALRDTHRPMEDCTLEELDALWGEAKRQEKNLPSCG from the coding sequence ATGTATAGCCTCGAAGACCTGCTTCATTTGATGAACCGCCTGCGAGACCCGCAGTACGGCTGCCCGTGGGACATCAAGCAAACCTACGCGACCATCGTCCCCCATACCCTCGAAGAAGCCTACGAAGTGGCCGATGCCATAGAGCGCGGCGATTTCGATCACTTGCAGGGTGAATTGGGCGACCTGTTGTTCCAGGTGGTGTATTACAGCCAGTTGGCCCGGGAAGAAAACCGCTTCGAATTCGCCGGCGTGGTCGATAGCATCACCCGCAAGCTGATCCGTCGTCATCCCCATGTGTTTCCTACCGGTGACCTGTATGCGCCTGTGGATATCCCGCGCCTGAGCGAAGAGCAGGTCAAGCAGCGCTGGGAGGAGATCAAGGCGCAGGAGCGGGCCGAGAAAGCTTCGGCGCCCGAACAGTTGTCATTGCTCGACGATGTGCCCGGCGCGCTGCCGGCGTTGTCTCGTTCGGCGAAGTTGCAAAAGCGTGCGGGGCAGGTTGGTTTCGATTGGCCAGGTCCGCTGCCGGTGCTCGATAAAGTCCGCGAGGAGTTGGACGAAGTGCTCGAAGCCATGGCGGACAACGACGTGGCGGCCATCAATGACGAAGTGGGCGACCTGCTGTTCAGCGTGGTGAACCTGGCTCGCCATCTAAAAGTCGACCCCGAGACAGCCCTGCGCGGCGCCAACGCAAAATTCGAGCGACGGTTCCGATTTATCGAACAGGCATTGCGCGACACCCACCGTCCCATGGAAGATTGCACCCTCGAAGAGTTGGACGCCTTGTGGGGCGAAGCCAAACGTCAGGAAAAGAATTTGCCCAGCTGTGGCTGA
- a CDS encoding DUF2058 domain-containing protein, translated as MSLSLRDQLLKAGLVNQKQAKQVGKEKQKQQRLAHKGQVELDDSQQRAAQEAMAEKVKRDQELNRQQQEKAEQKARAAQVKQLIEVSRLPKLTTEDYYNFVDDKKVKRISVNTLMRNKLSSGSLAIVHHAGGYEVIPREAALKIQERDPQRIVQLNTQTEEVDADDPYAAYQIPDDLMW; from the coding sequence ATGAGCCTTTCCCTTCGCGATCAACTGCTCAAGGCAGGGTTGGTCAACCAAAAGCAGGCCAAGCAGGTCGGCAAAGAAAAACAGAAGCAGCAGCGCCTGGCCCATAAAGGCCAAGTCGAACTGGATGACTCCCAGCAACGCGCGGCCCAGGAGGCTATGGCTGAGAAGGTCAAGCGCGACCAGGAACTCAACCGTCAGCAGCAGGAAAAGGCCGAACAGAAGGCCCGGGCCGCGCAGGTCAAGCAATTGATCGAAGTCTCGCGCCTGCCGAAGCTGACGACTGAGGATTACTACAACTTTGTCGACGACAAGAAGGTCAAGCGCATCTCGGTTAACACGCTGATGCGCAACAAGCTCAGCAGCGGCTCGCTGGCGATCGTCCACCACGCCGGTGGTTACGAAGTGATCCCGCGTGAAGCGGCCTTGAAGATCCAGGAGCGCGACCCTCAGCGCATCGTCCAGCTCAACACACAGACTGAAGAAGTGGATGCTGATGATCCGTACGCGGCGTATCAGATTCCTGATGATTTGATGTGGTAA
- a CDS encoding DUF3108 domain-containing protein, translated as MRRALLFACALLALPLAQASELQPFSASYTADWKQLPMSGTAERSLTKEANGTWKLSFKASMMIASLTEESTLTLDKDTLLPQSYHFERGGLGKAKKADLDFDWNTKMVTGTDRGDAVKLPLNRGMVDKSTYQLALQHDVAAGKKSMSYQVVDDGEVDTYDFRVLGSEKVDTKAGQIEAIKVERVRDPTQSKRITVLWFAKDWDYLLVRLQQVETDGKEYNIMLQDGTVNGKAVKGS; from the coding sequence ATGCGTCGCGCCCTGCTCTTCGCTTGCGCTCTGCTTGCCTTGCCCCTGGCACAGGCTTCGGAACTTCAACCGTTCTCCGCCAGCTACACCGCCGACTGGAAACAGTTGCCCATGAGCGGCACCGCCGAACGCAGCCTGACCAAGGAAGCCAACGGCACCTGGAAGCTGAGCTTCAAGGCTTCGATGATGATCGCCAGCCTGACCGAAGAAAGCACCCTGACCCTGGACAAGGACACCTTGCTGCCACAGTCCTACCACTTCGAACGCGGTGGCCTGGGCAAGGCCAAGAAGGCCGACCTGGACTTCGACTGGAACACCAAGATGGTCACCGGCACCGATCGTGGTGACGCGGTCAAGCTGCCCCTGAACCGTGGCATGGTTGATAAATCCACCTATCAACTGGCCCTGCAGCATGACGTGGCGGCTGGCAAGAAAAGCATGAGCTACCAGGTCGTCGATGACGGTGAAGTCGATACCTATGACTTCCGCGTGCTGGGCTCGGAAAAGGTCGACACCAAGGCCGGCCAGATCGAGGCCATCAAGGTCGAACGCGTGCGCGATCCGACACAAAGCAAGCGCATCACCGTGCTCTGGTTCGCCAAGGACTGGGATTATCTGCTGGTGCGCCTGCAACAGGTCGAGACCGACGGCAAGGAGTACAACATCATGCTCCAGGACGGTACGGTCAACGGCAAGGCTGTGAAAGGCAGCTGA
- the purN gene encoding phosphoribosylglycinamide formyltransferase: MSATCDVVVLLSGTGSNLQALIDSTRTGDSPVRIRAVISNRADAYGLQRAREAGIDTRVLDHKLFDGREAFDAALMEQIDTFNPQLVVLAGFMRILSAGFVRHYQGRLFNIHPSLLPKYKGLHTHQRALEAGDTEHGCSVHFVTEELDGGPLVVQAVIPVELHDTPQSLAQRVHAREHQIYPMAVRWFAEGRLTLDDRGASLDGQLLAASGHLIRY, from the coding sequence ATGTCCGCAACCTGTGACGTCGTGGTGCTGCTGTCCGGCACCGGCAGTAACTTGCAGGCCCTGATCGACAGCACCCGGACCGGCGACAGCCCGGTCCGTATCCGCGCGGTGATCTCCAACCGCGCCGATGCCTACGGCCTGCAACGCGCCCGGGAGGCGGGTATCGACACCCGCGTCCTGGATCACAAGCTGTTCGATGGCCGCGAAGCCTTCGACGCCGCGCTGATGGAACAGATCGACACTTTCAATCCGCAACTGGTGGTACTGGCCGGCTTCATGCGCATCCTCAGCGCCGGCTTCGTGCGTCACTACCAGGGCCGCCTGTTCAATATCCATCCCTCGCTGCTGCCCAAATACAAAGGGTTACACACTCATCAGCGGGCCCTGGAGGCCGGAGACACGGAGCACGGCTGCTCCGTGCACTTCGTCACCGAGGAACTCGATGGCGGACCACTGGTCGTACAGGCAGTAATACCGGTAGAGTTGCACGACACGCCGCAAAGCCTGGCGCAACGGGTTCACGCCCGCGAGCACCAGATCTACCCGATGGCCGTGCGTTGGTTTGCCGAAGGACGGCTGACCCTCGACGATCGCGGAGCCTCACTGGACGGCCAGTTACTCGCCGCCAGCGGCCATTTGATTCGATACTAG
- the purM gene encoding phosphoribosylformylglycinamidine cyclo-ligase, producing the protein MSKQPSLSYKDAGVDIDAGEALVERIKSVAKRTARPEVMGGLGGFGALCEIPAGYKQPVLVSGTDGVGTKLRLALNLNKHDSIGIDLVAMCVNDLVVCGAEPLFFLDYYATGKLNVDTAAQVVTGIGAGCELSGCSLVGGETAEMPGMYEGEDYDLAGFCVGVVEKAEIIDGSKVAAGDALLALPSSGPHSNGYSLIRKIIEVSGADIENTQLDGKPLADLLMAPTRIYVKPLLKLIKDTGAVKAMAHITGGGLLDNIPRVLPKGAQAVVDVASWTRPAVFDWLQEQGNVDETEMHRVLNCGVGMVICVAQEYVETALNVLREAGEQPWVIGQIATAAEGAAQVELKNLKAH; encoded by the coding sequence ATGAGCAAGCAACCCTCCCTGAGCTACAAGGACGCCGGTGTAGACATCGACGCCGGTGAAGCATTGGTCGAACGCATCAAGAGCGTCGCCAAGCGCACTGCGCGCCCGGAAGTCATGGGCGGCCTGGGCGGTTTCGGCGCCCTCTGCGAGATCCCGGCCGGCTACAAGCAACCCGTGCTGGTCTCCGGCACCGACGGCGTCGGCACCAAGCTGCGCCTGGCCCTGAACCTGAACAAGCACGACAGCATCGGCATCGACCTGGTGGCCATGTGCGTGAACGACCTGGTGGTCTGCGGCGCCGAGCCGCTGTTCTTCCTTGACTACTACGCCACCGGCAAGCTGAACGTCGACACCGCCGCCCAGGTCGTGACCGGCATCGGCGCTGGCTGTGAACTGTCCGGCTGCTCCCTGGTTGGCGGCGAAACCGCAGAAATGCCCGGCATGTACGAAGGTGAAGACTACGACTTGGCCGGCTTCTGCGTCGGCGTCGTGGAAAAAGCCGAGATCATCGACGGCTCGAAAGTCGCCGCCGGCGATGCCCTGCTCGCCCTGCCGTCTTCCGGCCCGCACTCCAACGGCTATTCGCTGATCCGCAAGATCATCGAAGTCTCGGGTGCCGACATCGAGAACACCCAGCTCGACGGCAAGCCACTGGCCGACCTGCTGATGGCCCCGACCCGCATCTACGTCAAGCCACTGCTCAAACTGATCAAGGACACCGGCGCCGTCAAGGCCATGGCCCACATCACCGGCGGTGGCCTGCTGGACAACATCCCGCGCGTACTGCCAAAAGGCGCCCAGGCCGTGGTCGACGTGGCGAGCTGGACCCGCCCGGCGGTGTTCGACTGGCTGCAAGAGCAAGGCAACGTCGATGAAACCGAGATGCACCGCGTGCTGAACTGCGGCGTGGGCATGGTGATCTGCGTGGCCCAGGAGTATGTCGAGACCGCCCTGAACGTACTGCGTGAAGCCGGCGAGCAACCTTGGGTCATCGGCCAGATCGCCACCGCCGCCGAAGGCGCTGCCCAGGTCGAGCTGAAAAACCTTAAGGCGCACTGA
- a CDS encoding DUF2066 domain-containing protein, whose protein sequence is MRLFKFLSVGCLALISLASHAETLNGLYQVLEPVSNQTPEERNQATLRALDTLVLRLTGDAKAAQNPGLAAIRKDPQQIILQYGYDAGPPESLKVDFDPASTDRALRSAGLSLWSANRPSILGWWLNDSTEGSSLVGDGQASATPLRRAAQHRGLALHLPLADLSEQIVATAPNLEGSDPAPLRDASERYAADALLAVHAKEEGGQWRGTWRLWLGDQREQGNAQGANAAALADAVMLAVSQRLAPRFVAKPGVATEQTLEVQGMNFERYAALGRLLEPFSGQLQQVEGDRVFYRVNGSAEQLKAQLALAKLQEIPAGEAVAPTPAPQPAADGSVPATPAPTANLRFHW, encoded by the coding sequence ATGCGTCTGTTCAAATTCTTGTCTGTGGGCTGCCTGGCGCTGATCAGCCTGGCGAGCCATGCCGAAACCCTCAATGGGCTTTATCAGGTACTCGAACCGGTCAGTAACCAGACCCCGGAGGAGCGTAACCAGGCGACGCTGCGCGCCCTGGACACGTTGGTGCTGCGCCTGACCGGCGATGCCAAGGCCGCCCAGAATCCCGGCCTGGCGGCGATCCGCAAGGATCCGCAGCAGATCATTCTTCAATACGGCTACGACGCCGGCCCCCCGGAAAGCCTCAAGGTGGACTTCGATCCGGCCAGCACCGACCGGGCCTTGCGGTCGGCGGGGTTGTCGCTGTGGAGCGCGAACCGGCCATCGATCCTGGGCTGGTGGCTGAACGACTCGACCGAAGGCTCCAGCCTGGTGGGTGACGGCCAGGCCAGCGCCACGCCATTGCGCCGCGCCGCGCAGCACCGGGGCCTGGCGCTGCACCTGCCGCTGGCCGACTTGAGCGAACAGATCGTCGCCACCGCGCCCAACCTTGAAGGCAGCGACCCGGCGCCATTGCGCGATGCCTCGGAGCGATACGCGGCGGATGCCTTGCTCGCGGTCCATGCCAAGGAAGAGGGCGGCCAGTGGCGAGGCACCTGGCGCCTGTGGCTGGGCGACCAGCGCGAGCAAGGCAATGCCCAGGGCGCCAATGCTGCAGCCCTGGCCGATGCGGTGATGCTGGCGGTGAGTCAACGGTTGGCACCGCGCTTTGTCGCCAAGCCGGGCGTGGCCACGGAGCAGACGCTGGAGGTGCAGGGCATGAATTTCGAGCGTTACGCGGCGCTGGGTCGATTGCTCGAGCCGTTTTCGGGGCAGTTGCAACAGGTTGAGGGTGACCGGGTCTTCTATCGGGTCAACGGCAGCGCCGAGCAATTGAAGGCGCAACTGGCCCTGGCGAAGCTGCAGGAAATCCCTGCCGGCGAGGCCGTTGCGCCGACGCCAGCGCCTCAGCCGGCCGCCGATGGCTCGGTCCCGGCGACACCGGCGCCGACCGCCAATTTGCGGTTCCACTGGTAG
- a CDS encoding AI-2E family transporter, translated as MGDTRRWFWLGGFALLFAFIYLLHPILTPFLVALLLAYLFDPVVDRLEKLGLSRTWGVVTVFALFTLIVGALLLVLIPMLAKQLLRLYELAPQMLDWLQHSAVPWVQSKLGLSDGFWKFDKVKAAISEHMGQTTDIVGVVLSQATASSLALIGWLANLVLIPVVAFYLLRDWDLMMAKIRSLLPRNREERIMTLTGECHEVLGAFVRGQLLVMLALGFIYAAGLMLVGLELGLLIGLIAGLAAIVPYMGFVIGIGAALIAGLFQFGGDLYPMIGIVAVFMVGQALEGMVLTPLLVGDRIGLHPVAVIFAILAGGELFGFTGILLALPVAAVIMVLVRHMHDLYKDSDIYSGAEDPDL; from the coding sequence ATGGGCGATACGCGGCGTTGGTTCTGGTTGGGTGGGTTCGCCCTGCTGTTCGCCTTCATCTATTTGTTGCATCCGATCCTGACGCCATTTCTGGTTGCGTTGCTGTTGGCCTATCTGTTCGACCCGGTGGTGGATCGCCTGGAAAAACTCGGCTTGTCGCGGACCTGGGGCGTGGTGACGGTCTTCGCGCTATTCACCTTGATCGTAGGCGCCCTGTTGCTGGTGTTGATACCGATGCTCGCCAAGCAACTGTTGCGCCTGTATGAATTGGCGCCGCAGATGCTCGATTGGTTGCAGCACAGCGCGGTGCCGTGGGTGCAGTCGAAGCTGGGGCTGTCGGACGGCTTCTGGAAGTTCGACAAGGTCAAGGCCGCCATCAGCGAGCACATGGGCCAGACCACGGACATCGTTGGCGTGGTCTTGAGCCAGGCCACGGCGTCGAGCCTGGCGCTGATCGGCTGGCTGGCCAACCTGGTACTGATCCCGGTGGTAGCCTTTTATCTGCTCCGAGACTGGGACCTGATGATGGCCAAGATCCGCAGTCTGCTGCCGCGCAATCGCGAAGAACGGATCATGACCCTGACCGGCGAGTGCCACGAGGTGCTGGGGGCGTTCGTGCGCGGGCAGTTGCTGGTGATGCTGGCGCTGGGCTTCATCTATGCGGCGGGGCTGATGCTGGTGGGGCTGGAGTTGGGGCTGTTGATAGGCCTGATCGCCGGGCTGGCGGCCATCGTGCCGTACATGGGTTTTGTGATTGGCATCGGCGCGGCGTTGATCGCCGGATTGTTCCAGTTTGGCGGCGACTTGTATCCAATGATCGGTATCGTCGCGGTGTTCATGGTCGGCCAAGCCTTGGAAGGCATGGTGCTGACGCCGTTGCTGGTGGGTGATCGGATTGGCCTGCACCCTGTGGCGGTAATCTTTGCGATCCTGGCGGGCGGCGAGTTGTTCGGTTTCACCGGGATCCTGCTGGCGCTGCCGGTGGCGGCGGTCATCATGGTACTGGTGCGCCATATGCACGATCTGTACAAGGATTCGGACATTTATAGTGGCGCCGAAGACCCTGACTTGTAG